The Arcobacter roscoffensis genome segment CAAGGTTTACTAAAAGAGCAAATAAAAGAGACAAAAGAGAATATTAAACTCCCTGACGTTATCGATATAGTCGCACGTGAGCTTAATATTAAACCAAGTGATATTAAATCTAAGAAAAGAACAGCAACTGTAGCAAATGCTAGAAGAGTTGTTATATATCTAGCAAGAGAGCTTACACATAACTCAATGCCTGATATTGCAAAGTTCTTAGGAATGAAAGATCACTCTTCAATTTCTCATAATATTAAGAAAGCAAATGAGTTAATTGAGAAAGATGAAAACTTTAAATTAATCATTGAAAATTTAAAGAATAAAATCATAAATAAGGAGTGGTAAAAAGTAGTAAGAAAAAAAAGTTTCAAAGCAATGTGTGAAAAGGTGTGAATATTTCATTTCGTTATATCACATGAAAGTCTTTCGATACAGTCGTCGATTTGAAAGTGTTTTCATCTTTTCACACACACTACTACTTCCACTAAAGATATATAAATAATAGGAGATATAAAATGAGGTTTATAATTACTAAAAATATCATTGAAAATGTAATAGCTTCAATGCAACCTTTTTTAGAAAAAAAAGATGCTAGTGCAATTACATCACATATATATTTAGAGATTGCAAATACAAAATTAATTTTAAAAGCTACTGATTATGAAATAGGATTAGAGTCTCATATCGATAGTATTAATGAAATAGAAGAAGGTAAGGCAACCGTAAATGGTTCTAATTTACTTGGAATTATAAAAAGATTAAAAAATGAAGATATTATATTTGAAACTACAGGAAACAATCTTGTAATAAAACAAAACAAGTCTATATTTAAATTACCAATGTATGATGCATCTGAATATCCTAATATGCTAAAAGATGAAAATCTTAATAAACTAGATATATCTACATTAAACTTTATTAATTCTATTAGAAAAATAACACCAGCAGTTGATAACAATAATCCTAAGTTTGAATTAAATGGTGCACTAATAGATGTAAAAAATGATAAAATTAACTTTGTAGCAACAGATACTAGAAGACTAGCTATTTCTCATTTACAAAATATAGCAAATAATGAATCTCAATTTATTATCCCTAAAAAAGCTATTATTGAAATACAAAAACTTTTTATAGATGAAGCAAGTATCTCTTATGATGAAACAAATTTAGTAATACAAAATAGTAACTCTAAATTCTTTACAAAGTTAATTAATGGTAAATTCCCTGATTATGAAAGAATTATACCTTCTAACTTAAAATATAGTTTATCATTACCAAAAAGTCAACTAGTAGAGTCAATCAAATTAGTTACATCACTATTTTCAAATATCAAAATTTCATTTACATCAAATGCAATTATATTTGAATCTTTAGATGAAGATAGTGAATCACAAACACAAATAGATATAAATTTAAATATTGAAGAAAACTTCTATTTAGCAGTTAATGCAAAATATTTATTAGATTTCTTAAGTATGACAAACAATGAAAATGTTACTGTTGGATTTAATGAATCCAATTTACCATTCTACTTAGAAGATGAAAAATTCTTTACAATTGTAATGCCAATTGTTTTAGAAAAATAGATTTAAATATATAAAAAATAGAAATTAGAAATAAGGACAAAAATAGATGAGTCAAGAATACGGCGCTAGTAATATTAAAGTTTTAAAAGGTTTAGAAGCAGTTAGAAAAAGACCAGGAATGTATATTGGTGATACAAACACTAATGGTTTACATCATATGGTTTATGAAGTTGTTGATAACTCTATTGATGAAGCTATGGCTGGTTACTGTAGAAATATTAAAGTAACTATGACTAAAGATAATTGGATTAGAGTTGAAGATGATGGTAGAGGTATTCCTGTATCTATTCATCCAACAGAAAATATATCTGCTGCTACTGTTGTACTTACAGTATTACATGCAGGTGGTAAGTTTGACAAAGATACATATAAAGTATCAGGGGGATTACACGGAGTTGGTGTATCTGTTGTAAATGCATTATCTTCTGAACTTAAAATGACAATTCATAGAGAAGGAAAGATTCATTATCAAGAATTCTCTAAAGGTATTCCAAAAGCTCCTTTAGAAGTAATTGGTGATGCTCCTAGAAAAACAGGAACTACAATTGAGTTCTTAGCTGATGATTCTATTTTTGAAGTATGTGATTACCATTTTGATGTTCTTGCTAAAAGATTCAGAGAAGTTGCATATTTAAATCCATTTATTTCTATTACTTTAGAAAATGAAAAAACAAAAGTTAAAGAGGTTTACCATTTTGAAGGTGGTATTAAACAATTTGTAACAGATTTAAATAAAGAAACACCTGTATGTGATGCAGTTTCTTTTTCAGATAAAGCTGATGATATAGAAATTGATATTGCCCTTATGTACAATACTACATATACTGAAAAAACTATTTCATTTGTAAATAATATTAGAACAATTGATGGTGGTACACATGAAGCTGGTTTTAAAGCTGGACTTACAAGATCAATTGTTAAATATTTAAACAATAATGCAAATGCAAGAGAAAAAGATACAAAAATTACAGGTGATGATGTAAGAGAAGGTTTAATTGCAATTGTTTCTGTAAAAGTTCCAGAACCTCAGTTTGAAGGACAAACAAAAGGGAAACTTGGATCTTCTTATGTAAAACCTCTATGTCAAAAGCTAACAAGTGAGTGTTTAGATAGATATTTTGAAGAAAACCCTCAACAAGCAAAAGCTGTAATGGATAAAGCTTTAATGGCAGCGCGTGGTAGAGAAGCTGCTAAAAAAGCTAGAGAGCTTACTAGAAAAAAAGACTCAATGTCAGTTGGAACACTTCCTGGAAAACTTGCTGAATGTCAATCAAAAGATCCTGAAGTTAGAGAATTATACCTGGTGGAAGGGGATTCTGCGGGTGGTTCAGCTAAACAAGGTAGAGATAGAGTTTATCAAGCAATTTTACCACTTAAAGGTAAGATTTTAAATGTTGAAAAATCAAGACTTGATAAAATTTTAAAATCTGATGAAATTAGAAATATGATTACAGCTATGGGTTGTGGTATTGGTGAAGACTTTAATGAAGAAAAAATTAGATATCACAAAGTAATTATCATGACGGATGCGGATGTTGATGGATCTCACATTCAAACACTTCTTTTAACTTTCTTCTTTAGATTTTTAAGACCTATAGTTGAAAAAGGATATTTATATATAGCTCAGCCGCCATTATACAGATATAAAAAAGGTAAAAATGAAATTTATCTAAAAGATGATACAGCCTTATCAAACTTCTTAATTGAAAATGGAGTAGAAAACTTCTCTTTTGCTGGATTAGGAACAAATGATATGATTGATTTATTTAAAACAGTTTCTAGATATAGAGATATGTTACAACAATTAGAAAAAAGATACTCTTTAGTTGAGGTATTAAAACACTTAATTGAAAATCCTGATTTAGTAAAACTAGAACAAATGGATTTATATGAAGTTGTTAGAGGCTTCTTGGAAGACAAAGGTTATAATATTCTTACAAAAAATATTAACTCTGAGATGATACAGCTGTTTGTTCAAACAAACGAGGGGCTAGAAGAGCTTATTATTGATGATGAGCTGTTTGCATCACCTTACTTCTCTGAGGCCACATACATCTTCTCTAAGCTAGTTGAGAGAGATATCTCAATGTTTGATGGAAGAGATTTAATTGAATTACTAGATGAAGTAGAAGGCTTAGCTAAAAAAGGCGCATATATCCAAAGATATAAAGGTCTAGGTGAGATGAACCCTGAACAGTTATGGGAGACTACTATGACTCCTGAAGATAGAAGACTTTTAAGAGTTAAAATCGATGATGCAGAAGCTGCTTCTGATGCCTTTACACTATTTATGGGTGATGAGGTAGAACCAAGAAGAAACTATATTGAAGAACACGCAAAAGACGTTGAGCATTTAGACGTTTAATCTATTTAGAGACTAAATAGAGACTTTTTTAAAAAGTCTCTAAAAAGTCTCCTTTTTTAAAAATCTTACAATTTGAAATAAAAAACCAATCATTTACTTTTTTAATATATAATTTCTTACATATTCAAAAAAAGGATTTAATATGAAGTTATGTGGAGTAGAATTAAAAGCAAATAATGCAATTTTTTCGGTATTTGAGAAAAATGATGATGATATTATAATTTATATTGACCTAAAAATAAAAAAAATCACTTTAGATGATGATGAGTCAAGTGAATGCGTAAAAGAGTTTACAAGTAAAGTAAATAGCTTTTTGCAAGAAAATCAAATAGAAAAACTATTTATTAAAAAAAGAGCAAAAAAAGGAAACTTTGCAGGTGGAGCTGTTACATTTAAAATGGAAGGACTTATTCAATTAAATAGCTTTTGCAAAACATCTTTAGTATCTTCTCAAAGTGTAAGTTCATTTGAGAAAAAAAATATGATTGAATTTCCGAATGAATTAAAAAAATATCAAGAAGGATCTTACCTTACTGTACTTGCAGCTGCCTAAAATGTTATCTAAATAGTTATGTTGAGTTTTTTTATTTTTCTAACTTGATACATAATACTTCTTTTTTTCAAATCTCAAGAAAACCTTTATAAAAAAACTAGAAACTTAAATTCTTTGAAATTTTTACTTAGTATTAAAACAAATGTTTAAATCATTAAATAAACACAATTAAAAACTTATAAAAATCACAAAAAGTTTATTTTTTATTGTTTTTATATTAATAAAACTTTAAACTTATGATATAATTTCACTCTTTATAGATAATTAAAGGAGACTCACATGGGACTTATTGGTAAAACAATAGATGAATTAATAGACCTAGCAAATAGTACTACAAATCTAAGAGAAATGTTATTTTTAGTAAAAAACCCTTCTATGAATGTAAGAAGAGCTCTAGCAAGAAATAGAAATTTATATGATGAAGTATTAAATACACTATTATATGATCCCGTTGAAAATGTTTCTTATATAGCTTCAAAACATCCAAACATTAAAGAAAAAAGAGAATTTGATAATCCAAGACCTTGTGTTACTTGCAATAAGGATGAAAAAAACTTAAATTGTAAGGACTGTGTACTTCTAACAAGTTATTACACAAGCCAATAAGTTTTGAGAGTTAGATAAAACACCTAAGTGTTTTATCTAAAATTAGTTAGCAGGGTTTAAAACGCTAGCAACTTTTTCAGTGTGAGAGAAGATTCTTCCTCTTTTTCTTATGATATTATTTACAATATGATATCCGTGATTTAAAGCGATTGCAATAGATCCACCTGATTTAAATGCAATATCACCAGCAACATATACACATTTTGCAGAAGTTTCTTGGTGCTCATCGAAGATCGGTTGGTTGTTTTCATTTACTTCTACACCACACGACTTTAAGAAGTCAACAGGAGTTGTTCCACCAATTGCGTAAATTACTCTATCATAAAGTACTGAAAAACCATCATTAAAGTTTACTTTTACTTTTCCTGAATCATTTTCTAATGATTCAATATCAGTATTCATTCTAAGTCTTAATTTCTCTTCACCATGGTATTTATGTAAAATCTCTTCATTTGTTTCATTTAATCTTGAAAATTCTGCTTTTCTATAAACCATAGTTACATTATTGCTTTGATCAGCTAAGTCATAAGCATATTCAGCAGCAGAGTTTCCACCACCAACAACTAAAATTTTCTCATTTGAAGAACATTTGTCAAGGTTAAAGTTAACATTTGCTTTAATTGATGGAGGGATTTTGTATGATGGTTTATTAGGTTTACCCATTTTTCCAATAGAAATTACTGCATTTCTAGATTTTACTAGTCCAGAACTAGTATGAATGTATAATAAGTCATCAGTCTCTCTTACAATCTTTTCAACTTCTGTATTAAACATCGAGTCAATTTTCTCACTATCTAATAAATCATCAAAGTAATCAAGTGTTGTTTCTTTTGTTCCATCGTAAAAATCAACATTTCCTTGAAGTTGTGTTACTTGACCTTTATAATCTTTATCTACTCTTTTATTGTCTTTATAAAATTTTCTAATAGTATTTGAGTGATTATCTGTTTTTTCAATTAGTAATATCTCCCCAATTTTATGAGCTGAAGCTTCAATAGCAGTACCAATACCACCAGGACCTCCACCGATAATTACAATGTCATATATTTTTTGTTCCATATTACCTTCTTATAGTTTTTATATTTTGTTAGTTTTATAGCATAAGTATAGCGATTATACTTAAATATGAATTATTATTCAATAAACAATTAAATATGCTAACTATAAGAAAGTTATTATTTAGAACTTACCATTACTATTTTGCCATTTATCTTTTGGTAAAATTTCTTCTTTAATTTTCCAACTTTTTTCAATTTTGTTTCTTTTTACAAAAAACAGTTCATAAAGTGCAATCTCTTTATCTATTGAATTTGTTTCATTTACTGCTAAAACAAACTCACCTTGACCTAACAATAGATGATTTCTTCCATACTTTTTATTTTTGATATGTTTTTTTACAATATCTTTATTTGATTTTGTTTTTTCAATATCTTTTATAGTTGTAGGAAAGTTATTTATTAAATCTTTATTTTTTATACTTTCAATATTATCCCAGTGTTCTACCATTAAGCCATTCTCAAACCTAAAAATATCAATTATATGAGAATAACTATTTTCATATCTCGACAAACTTTGAGCTACAACATAATTATTGTCCTCAAATACTCTTATTACTTTTGTTTCGATATCTTTGCCTTTTAGGTAATCTAAATACCCAACTAATCCATTTTTCCCATTTGCTGCTTGTAAATTATGTTGAATGTACTTTTTGTCATTTACATATTTTAATACACTTCTATCTTGATTTTTATTGAAAGCTTTTTCTAAAACTAAAACTGTTTTTTCTTTGTTTGATAAGTCACTTGCTAAAGTGTTTATTCCTATAATTAAAAGGAAAATTGTTAATAAATTTTTTAATTTCATTTTTTACTCCTGTGGTAATTTTAAGTAATTATATACCTATTAGAATTGATAATAAAGGTTAAAAATGATTTAAAAATGGTAAAAATCGAACTAGATACTATGACTTTGCCTAAAAACACTAGGAGAAATATTGGTATGCTTTTTAAAATATTTTACAAAATTTGTAGTTTCTATAAAACCTAATTCATATGAAATCTCTTTTATAGCTTTGTTTGTGCTTATAAGTCTTCTTTTTGCTTCTAAGATTATGTAGTTGTCAATTATCTGTTTTGTATTTAGTTTTGAATGCTCTTTACATATAACATTTAGGTGTTTTGGTGTGATTTTTAATAAATCACTATAAAAGTTCACGCTTCTGTTTTTATTGTAATTATTATAAAGATGGTTTTTAAATTTATTATATATCAGTGTATATTTTTCATTTATATTTGCTAGGTTTTGTTTTGAGATATCCTCTTGAGCTTTTAAAATTATATAGTTAAATAAGCTACTATTGAGTTTCTCTTTATATAAAGAATTATTTTTATAGTCTTTATAAAGTTCTTCAAATAAGAATTTATATTTTGAAGACGCCTTTGCTAAAATTGAGGGTTTAAGAAGTATATTAAACATAGATTTTTCTAAATTTAGTAGGTTTCTTTTTAAAAACTCATCAGTAAGAAGTATCACGTAACCTTCATAGTTTGCTGTTTTACTAAAACTATGAACTTGATCTTTTGATAAAAAAAGTAAAGTATTATCTTCAATTTTATAGTTTTTAAAATCAATAAAGTGATAATCATTTGATTTTGTAAAGTATAAGATATGATAAAACTTTATTCTATGAGGTTTTGTCATAAAGTGAGTATTTAAATCTATATTTTTAAATAACTCATTAAAACTTGCTATTTCAAAGCCATAATCTTTTAAACTATCCAAAAACTCTACTTCTAGTAATTCTTCCATATTTTATTTTAATGTATAAATACTTCATTTTTCATTTGTACTAAACATGTAAGGGATTTTTAGATAAAATGGCCTAAAATAAAGATATGAAAGGTTATAAAACATATGGAAATGAAATATGGTGAAAAAGAGATTATTGAGTTTGATATTAATAATGAAGAGAATTTTTGGCCTAACACAAATGATAAAAATTATATTATAGATATTGAGTTACCAGAATTTATGGCAAAGTGTCCAAGAAGTGGATATCCTGATTTTGCTACAATAAAACTTCAATATACACCGAATAAAAAAGTTATTGAATTAAAAGCATTAAAAATTTATATTAATACTTTCATGTATAGAGAAGTTTCTCATGAAAACTCTGCAAATGAAATTTTTGATACACTTTTCGAAAACTTACAGCCAAAATGGATGAAGGTTATTGCAGATTTTAAACCAAGAGGAAATGTACATACAGTTATTGAAATTGACAGTGCAAAAATGTAAGGACTTATACCTTGGAAAGATTAGTTACTACCTCACAAGCGGCTCAAATTTTGGGTCTTTCTTTACAAGGTGTACACTATAGAATAAAAAAAGAACAATTAAAATCTATCAAAAAATCAGGTAGAACTTATGTTTATATAAGTGATGAGATGGAAAGAGCTGCTTCAACAAACAAAGTAAATGTTCAAGCAGTTCAAACTCCAAATACTACTAATAACTCACAGACTCAAAAAGAAAATGAAGAGCATATACAATCTATTATAGAAGTAAAAAATGAACAAATTTTGCTTTTAAAAGACTCTATGAAATGGATGAAAAAGCAATATAAGTCAGAAATAAACAGATTAGAAAAAAATCAAAAAAGAATTGTAAAGGTGTTTAATTCAGAAATAAAGCTACTCCAAGGTGCTTTTAATGAAATGAGAACTATTTATAAAAATCAACCTGCACAAATTCAAAATATTCAAGCTTCTCAAACACAGCAAGAACAAAATATTGAAAATAAAGATTTAAATCTTATGACACTACAAGAGTTTTCAGTTCTTATGAAAAAGTATAATAAAACTCAAAAAGAGATAAAAATTATAATATTTAAAGCCATTCAAGATGGTGATAATAGGTTTATTTATAATAAAAGAGATAAAAAACTTCTAATTTTAAAATCAGATTTCCAAGATTTAGTGTAAATTTAGTAAATAAATTGTTATTAGATTTTGTGATAGTGCAAAAAAAAAGAGTACTTTAAAAAAGTACTCTTCTCCAGATACCCAAACACACCACTAAGAGAGGTGCCTTGCTATGTTCCCATCCTGGGGCGTTATCTCAACATAATGATTGTAAGGGTCTAAAGAAGAGCACTCAAAATATTTGAAATATTCTCAGTGTTCCTCTTTGTGAAACGAAATTATACTAAAATAAACTTTAACTTTTTATAAATTAATTTTTTTATTTGGAATAACAGATATAATTTCAAAAAAATTTCATATAAAAAGTATAAAAATTGACAAATAATTTTAATTTAATCGGTATTTTATCGCTTGTTTTTGCGATGTTTATTTGGGGAAGTTCATTTATTGCTTTAAAAGCTGCTATGGATGACTTAGCACCTTTTACTGTAATCTTTATTAGAATGCTTGCAGCTTCTTTATGTTTTGTTTACTTCATAAAAAGTTTTTTGAAGTATGATTTTACAAAAAAAGATATAAAGTTTATTTTGCTATTAGCTATTTTTGAGCCATGCTTGTATTTTATTTTTGAGGCTAAGGCTTTACAGCTCACATCTGCTTCTCAAGCAGGAATGATTGCATCACTTATGCCTTTAATTACTGCAATGGCAGCTGGATATTTCCTAAAAGAGATTATTACAAGAAAACTTATTTTAGGTTCAGCTTTAGCAATGATTGGAGTTGTGAGTTTAAGTGTTAATGCTACTACTAGTGCTAGTGCACCAAATCCTCTATTAGGAAACTTTTTAGAGCTATTAGCTATGAGTTGTGCAGCAGGATATACTATAGTTGCAAGATATTTAACCCATAAGTTTTCAGCTCTTTTTATTACAGCCATTCAAGCATTTATTGGAGCAATATTTTTCTTTCCTTTCTTTATTTACGAGTATTTTAATACTCCTATGGTATTCTCAGTTGAGGCTTTAAGTTGGACTTTATATCTAGGTGTTGTTGTAACTTTAGGTGGTTATGGCTTATATAATTTCGCTTTAACAAAACTAGAAGCTTCAAAAACAGCAGTTTTTGTAAATTTAATTCCTATTTTTACTTTGCTTTTAGCTTATATAATTTTAGGAGAAAAATTAACTAATTTTGAACTTACAGCTTCAGCTGTAATTTTAGCAGGTGTTATACTTTCGCAAATGCCACCTATGAAAATGCCTAAAATTAGAAGGAAGAAAAAAATCTAATGGTTTATTTAACTCTTTTTGTATCAGCTTTAGTATCTGCAACACTAATTCCTTTTGGAAGTGAAGCATTATTAATTTATGATATAAAAGAGGGATATAACCTTTATTTACTACTTTTCTTTGCAACACTTGGAAACTCTCTTGGTTCTATAATAAACTATTTTTTAGGTTTAAAAGGGGAAGAGTTTCTAGTGAGAAAAAAGCTTTTGAATAAAAAAAGAGTTTTAGAAACTAAAAAGTACTTTGATAAGTATGGTTTTTGGTGTATTTTACTTTCATGGGTTCCAATAATAGGTGACCCTATTACTTTCATAGCAGGAGTTTTAAAATTTAATTTAAAACTCTTTATTCTACTTATAGTTATTGCTAAGTTTTCAAGATATGCTTTTATAGCTTTTTTGATTTAAGAATTAAACTCATTTATAATATCTTTGTTTTTAGAGAAGATTTTGTAAATCACTCCTTGAAAAGTAAACTCTAAATAGTTTGCATGAAGCCAAAGCCTTGAGGCTTTAGTCTCTTTTTCTCTTATACTTTGTTCCAAAGTTTTATTTAAATAAGCTTCAGCAATATCATCATTAACTCCATATATAGGATCACCTATGATTCTATGTCCTATTGAGTATAAATGAACTCTAATTTGATGTTGCCTTCCTGTGATGGGTTGAGCCTCTACTAAAGTAATGTTTCTTTCACTATTATATTTTATTGGTTTTATAATAGTACATGACTCTTTTCCTTCATCTCCTGCACTCATTCTAACACCAATATTTTTACCCTCTTTTTGAAGTTTACTATCAATAGTTACTTCCTTATCAATTTCACCCTCAACTATTGCAAGATATGATTTATGATACTGTTTTGTTTCAAACATATCTTTTAATTGTTTTTCAGATTTTTTATTTTTTCCAACAATTACAAGTCCTGATGTTTCTGCATCAATTCTATGAATTAAGTTTGCATTTTCTCCAAAATGGTATCTAATTTCATCTAGCAATGAATATTTAGTGTTCTTAGAAATTGGGTGTACCATAAGGTTCGTTGGTTTATCAAAAATAGCAAAATTTTCAAACTCAATTAGAGGCTTTAAACCCCTCGTAGCACCCTCAAAAACAGCCATGTATATGTAATGTGTATCTATTATGTCTTTTGGTTTTAAAACCTTCATGTTTTCATCAAAGACTCTTCCTCTAGAAGCGTACTTCTGGGCTTTTGTATGGTGTATAGTTAAGTTTTGTAGCAAAAAAAGGCTTAGTTTTTTACCTTTTTCGGCTTTTATTTTCTTTAAAATAAATGGCAAATTCTTTTCCTGAAACAATCAAATAGGGCAATTTTTGTCTTATTTAATTCTTTTGTATTTTTTAGTTAAATTTTTTATCTTATTTAATCAAATTTTTTGACTTTTTTAGATAACATATCATACATAAATTAAAAGAAAAATGTGATAAATTTTGAAAACATTGATAATAGGGGATTTGTAGATGGTTGAAAGATATGCAAGAGAAGAGATGGCAAAACATTGGACACAACATGCAAGATATGCAGCATGGCTTGAAGTTGAAAAAGCAGCTGTAAAAGCTTGGAACAAATTAGGACTTATTCCTGATAAAGATTGTGAAAAGATTGTAAAAAACGCAACTTTCTCAGTAGAGAGAATTGAGGAAATTGAAGCAATTACTAAACATGACTTAATCGCATTTAACACAAGCGTTTCAGAGTCTTTAGGAAAAGAGTCTAGATGGTTCCACTATGGTATGACTTCATCTGATGCAGTTGATACTGGTGTTGCTTTACAAATGAGAGATTCACTAAAATTAGTTATCAAAGATGTAAAAATGCTTATGAAATCTATCAAAAGAAGAGCTAAAGAGCATAAATATACACTAATGGTAGGAAGATCTCACGGCATTCATGGTGAGCCTATTACATTTGGTCTTACTTTAGCTGTATGGTATGATGAAATGAAAAGACACCTTAAAAACTTAAAAGAGACTCTAAAAGTTATCTCTGTTGGACAAATTTCAGGTGCTATGGGTAACTTTGCTCACGCTCCTTTAGAGTTAGAAGAGTATGCAATGAAAGAATTAGGTTTAAAACCAGAGCCTTGTTCAAACCAAGTTGTTCATAGAGATAGATACGCAAGACTTGCTACTGCATTAGCTTCTATGGCATCAACTATTGAAAAATTTGCTGTTCAAGTAAGACACTTACAAAGAACAGAAGTTTATGAAGCAGAAGAGTTCTTTGCAAAAGGTCAAAAAGGATCTTCTGCTATGCCTCACAAAAGAAACCCTATTTTAACTGAAAACATTACAGGACTTGCAAGATCTATTAGAGCTCACGCAATTCCAGCTATGGAAAATGTAGCTTTATGGCACGAAAGAGATATCTCTCATTCATCAAGTGAAAGATTCTGGTTACCAGATGCATTTATTACAACTGATTTCATGTTACATAGAATGAACAATGTAATAGCAAATTTAACTGTAATGCCTGAAAATATGATGAAAAACTTAAATCAAACTGGTGGTTTAGTATTCAGCCAGCGAGTATTATTAGAGTTACCACTTCAAGGTGTAAGTAGAGAAGATGCATATAAAATCGTTCAAAGAAATGCAATGAAAGTATGGGCTGAGATTAAAGAAGGTAAGCCAACAGTAAATAAAAAAGGCGAGTCTTTATACTTAGGACACTTATTATCTGACAAAGATTTAAGAGCTAAATTAAGCGAAAAGCAAATTAGAGAGTGTTTCAACTTTGATTACTACACTAAAAACGTTGATGCAATCTACAAAAGAGTATTTAAATAAAAATACTCTTTCATTTAACAAAAAATTGATAAAAATACTAACAAATATAAACAAGGTAATTAAGAAAGGCAATTAAAATGGCAATTATGATTCAAAAAAGAAATGGTCGTAAAGAGGTTTTAGATATTACTAAAATCCAAAAAATGACTATTGATGCAACAAAAGATTTAGATGGAGTATCTCAAAGT includes the following:
- a CDS encoding helix-turn-helix domain-containing protein, which codes for MERLVTTSQAAQILGLSLQGVHYRIKKEQLKSIKKSGRTYVYISDEMERAASTNKVNVQAVQTPNTTNNSQTQKENEEHIQSIIEVKNEQILLLKDSMKWMKKQYKSEINRLEKNQKRIVKVFNSEIKLLQGAFNEMRTIYKNQPAQIQNIQASQTQQEQNIENKDLNLMTLQEFSVLMKKYNKTQKEIKIIIFKAIQDGDNRFIYNKRDKKLLILKSDFQDLV
- a CDS encoding DMT family transporter, which produces MTNNFNLIGILSLVFAMFIWGSSFIALKAAMDDLAPFTVIFIRMLAASLCFVYFIKSFLKYDFTKKDIKFILLLAIFEPCLYFIFEAKALQLTSASQAGMIASLMPLITAMAAGYFLKEIITRKLILGSALAMIGVVSLSVNATTSASAPNPLLGNFLELLAMSCAAGYTIVARYLTHKFSALFITAIQAFIGAIFFFPFFIYEYFNTPMVFSVEALSWTLYLGVVVTLGGYGLYNFALTKLEASKTAVFVNLIPIFTLLLAYIILGEKLTNFELTASAVILAGVILSQMPPMKMPKIRRKKKI
- a CDS encoding YqaA family protein, with product MVYLTLFVSALVSATLIPFGSEALLIYDIKEGYNLYLLLFFATLGNSLGSIINYFLGLKGEEFLVRKKLLNKKRVLETKKYFDKYGFWCILLSWVPIIGDPITFIAGVLKFNLKLFILLIVIAKFSRYAFIAFLI
- a CDS encoding RluA family pseudouridine synthase; this encodes MPFILKKIKAEKGKKLSLFLLQNLTIHHTKAQKYASRGRVFDENMKVLKPKDIIDTHYIYMAVFEGATRGLKPLIEFENFAIFDKPTNLMVHPISKNTKYSLLDEIRYHFGENANLIHRIDAETSGLVIVGKNKKSEKQLKDMFETKQYHKSYLAIVEGEIDKEVTIDSKLQKEGKNIGVRMSAGDEGKESCTIIKPIKYNSERNITLVEAQPITGRQHQIRVHLYSIGHRIIGDPIYGVNDDIAEAYLNKTLEQSIREKETKASRLWLHANYLEFTFQGVIYKIFSKNKDIINEFNS
- the purB gene encoding adenylosuccinate lyase, which codes for MVERYAREEMAKHWTQHARYAAWLEVEKAAVKAWNKLGLIPDKDCEKIVKNATFSVERIEEIEAITKHDLIAFNTSVSESLGKESRWFHYGMTSSDAVDTGVALQMRDSLKLVIKDVKMLMKSIKRRAKEHKYTLMVGRSHGIHGEPITFGLTLAVWYDEMKRHLKNLKETLKVISVGQISGAMGNFAHAPLELEEYAMKELGLKPEPCSNQVVHRDRYARLATALASMASTIEKFAVQVRHLQRTEVYEAEEFFAKGQKGSSAMPHKRNPILTENITGLARSIRAHAIPAMENVALWHERDISHSSSERFWLPDAFITTDFMLHRMNNVIANLTVMPENMMKNLNQTGGLVFSQRVLLELPLQGVSREDAYKIVQRNAMKVWAEIKEGKPTVNKKGESLYLGHLLSDKDLRAKLSEKQIRECFNFDYYTKNVDAIYKRVFK